The proteins below come from a single Chitinophaga pinensis DSM 2588 genomic window:
- the sprA gene encoding cell surface protein SprA, which translates to MSRKTYYGAIAVIGVVSLFIFDTAARNRSGYNNNYTNRYYWQPDNNYTTPADTVKKDTLKYPIKDRYGTGITDPVKNQIDLKDPAGISRTVDYDPVTKQYTVTEKIGDHYYRNPTYLSFDEYYKLQSKKSEDDYWMKRASTLGSLNQKGNGPELYKGSKLFDRIFGGNKVDIKPQGSLELTFGYEGQNIKNPVLTEQARKTGGFAFDMNINMNLTGKIGDKLKLITNYNTQSTFDFENQIKLEYTGYDDEIIKKIEAGNVSFPLRSSLISGVQSLFGIKTQLQFGRLTVTSVLSNQKSQKQNLMIKGGTQVQDFNLRADEYEDNRHFLLGQFFRDTFNYAMSNLPVIRSLAYVNRVEVWVTNKTGATTNTRDIVGLMDLGEYRPYNTSINVLSNSRLTDNKLNDLYSKVISDPMSRYTGTVVSRLQNLGLQAVQEYEKTFARKLDSTEYTINRQLGFITLNQQLQADEVLGVAYQYTYNGQVHTVGEFSQDIPPDQNNSANQRILFLKLLKATSARPNLPIWDLMMKNIYATGAYQLNRADFKLDVYYKDPGTDTRAPSDKRYLPDAQGSWEGAPLISILSLDRLNNQNDPQPDGVFDYVEGYTINSQTGRVMFPVLEPFAQGIQKAFNGNAALERQYMYKVLYDSIKVVAQQFPQLNRYILKGSYKSSNSSEIQLGGYNIPPGSVTVTAGGQQLRENVDYIIDYNLGRIKIINAGILNSGVAINVQFENNAAFGTQVRNYFGTRFDYVVNDKLTLGSTIARMSERPYYQKVNYGEDPIKNTVVGLDANYNSEWKGLTRFLNKLPNYQSNTPSNIMFTGEVAKLFPGHSKLVNAAGSNQGQIFIDDFEGSQSGYDLKFPATSWALASTPKEASDSNGVILFPEADRNDQLSYGANRAKLAWYIIEPTLQIPKSPSLPDGITELEQSDPRVRLVYQKEVFANRSTDFGQSQLSTLDLAYYPEERGPYNFTAGRDSITAAGRLLNPKKKWAGIMRAIDNSDFQTQNVEFIEFWIQDPFLTDTTSTGGQLYFNLGNVSEDILKDSRKFFENGLPNPNTDRNKTDSSVWGRIPKFQQQITQAFDNDPEIRRYQDVGYDGLQSGDEVAFRQSYLDRLAANFGPTSPVYQQAIADPSNDDYRHYRDDLYNREKAGILQRYKRFSNPEGNSPVSTGNSIYSSAATNIPESEDLNRDNTLNETEEYFQYRVNLRPKMGVGTNYIVDKITTEVTPANGGPKKLENWYQFKIPINNFDKKVGSIPDFKSIRFMRMFLTGFEDSVVVRFAKLQLVRNQWRQYNYKLQPGDPIPNDDNTVFNTSAVNIEENSSRKPINYVLPPGVVRQNTLSTNSTVLQLNEQAMSIQVCDLNDGDTRGVSKNLSMDLRQYKTLQMYLHAEAMTDPNSLKDGQLRAVIRMGSDFVENYYEYQIPLKVTPWNTASPTEVWPEVNDVNLLMSKLTVLKQKRNQCDNCSPQVPYVETDELGNYMSVVGNPNLGDVRTIMLGVTNPKDDGLPRCGEVWFNELRLSGLDEKGGYAGMGRVDVQLADLGTVSVSGNMHTAGFGNLDQRVNERFRDNYLQYDAAANLDLGKLLPKKTGLSIPVYAGYSQAVSTPEYDPYDLDIKLKDKLRMARSDYERDSIRKAAQDFTAIKSLNFTNVRRLNLNRKHNRLWDIENFDISYSYTQTTSRNPIIESDELTKHRAGLGYTFTGQSKFITPFKKLFKTKTPWLDLIRDFNFNYIPSLISFRIDVTRQFGATRIRNVGGDDSNYKLPETYNKYFTFDRYYGLKWDLSRSLTIDFNAVNNARIDEPQGRLNSKEKKDSVWGNFFKLGRTTNYYHTANITYTLPTSKIPALSWTSIAIGYSTDYRWTGASLLAKYLGNAIENSNQKTVMAEFKFAELYSKSPFLRAITGTQQKKRPQPATNTRPGAPGQNKQPVKQEKSVEVSPILKAVMKPLLSLKRVSLDYSENGGTRLPGYIDSTKILGMNWASWNPGVPFVFGMQPTKAWLDNFAKKGLITPDTTFNIQYQQQFTQRWQLQAQLEPVNDLRIDLSLTKSFSKTHTELFKNVNVNDSLGFQHLSPYDAGGFEISYVAVKTIFGGIDNETGTTKTFNDFQRYRLNISNRLAAQNPYNRDPGVPVDNPKDPLYRYGYGRYAQDVLVPAFLAAYTGKDPDKIGLLRSAGLSNVRSNPFSNYIPRPNWRVAYNGLTKLEPFKSLFTNVSLTHAYVGTLSMSSYNTAMLYEDPRLAGYPGFVDTVSGNYIPYFLIPNLTMTEQFAPLLGIDVTFISSLNLRVEFKKSRSLSLSLIDYQLTELRSTELTLGGSYRLRNVQFAFLGTQKDGKKVQNDMNFRLDMSFRDDRTVNNRLDADLVIPTSGQKVIGISPSIDYVVNNRLNLRFFYDRRQTIPVISTAYPITNTRGGLTLRFMLAQ; encoded by the coding sequence TTGTCAAGAAAGACATATTATGGTGCTATTGCAGTAATAGGAGTTGTTTCTTTGTTTATTTTCGATACTGCGGCAAGGAATCGTTCAGGTTATAATAACAACTATACTAACAGATACTACTGGCAACCAGACAATAATTATACCACACCTGCGGATACCGTCAAAAAGGATACACTCAAGTACCCGATAAAGGACCGGTATGGGACCGGTATTACTGATCCCGTCAAAAACCAGATAGATCTGAAAGATCCTGCAGGTATATCCCGTACAGTTGATTATGACCCGGTAACCAAACAATATACAGTCACAGAAAAGATAGGCGACCACTATTACCGTAACCCTACTTACCTCAGTTTTGATGAATATTACAAACTCCAGTCCAAAAAGAGCGAAGATGATTACTGGATGAAACGTGCCAGTACTCTCGGTTCACTGAACCAGAAGGGTAACGGACCGGAACTGTATAAAGGCAGCAAGCTGTTTGACAGGATTTTTGGTGGTAATAAAGTGGATATCAAGCCCCAGGGTAGCCTGGAACTGACCTTTGGTTATGAAGGCCAGAATATCAAAAACCCCGTGTTGACAGAACAGGCCCGTAAAACGGGAGGTTTCGCATTTGATATGAACATCAATATGAACCTGACCGGTAAAATAGGGGACAAGCTGAAACTGATCACTAACTATAATACCCAGTCGACTTTCGACTTCGAAAACCAGATCAAACTGGAATATACCGGCTACGACGACGAGATCATTAAAAAGATTGAGGCCGGTAACGTGAGCTTTCCGCTGCGCAGTTCGCTCATTTCAGGGGTACAATCCCTTTTCGGTATCAAGACCCAGTTACAATTTGGCCGTCTGACCGTTACCAGCGTGTTGTCCAACCAGAAGTCCCAGAAACAGAACCTGATGATCAAAGGTGGTACCCAGGTACAGGACTTTAACCTGCGGGCAGATGAATATGAGGACAACCGACACTTCCTGCTCGGTCAGTTCTTCCGCGATACCTTCAACTATGCCATGAGCAACCTTCCGGTGATCCGCTCCCTGGCTTATGTGAACCGTGTGGAAGTCTGGGTAACCAATAAAACAGGTGCTACCACCAATACCAGGGATATCGTCGGTTTGATGGACCTTGGTGAGTACCGGCCCTACAATACCTCAATCAACGTATTATCCAACTCAAGGCTGACTGACAACAAGCTGAATGATCTCTACTCCAAAGTAATTTCTGACCCTATGAGCCGGTATACGGGAACGGTGGTCAGCCGATTGCAGAACCTCGGACTACAAGCAGTACAGGAATATGAGAAGACCTTTGCCCGAAAGCTGGACTCCACAGAATATACGATCAACCGACAACTAGGCTTCATCACGCTGAATCAGCAATTGCAGGCGGATGAAGTTTTGGGCGTTGCCTATCAATATACTTATAATGGTCAGGTACATACTGTGGGAGAGTTCTCCCAGGATATTCCCCCTGATCAGAACAATAGTGCCAATCAGCGTATCCTGTTCCTGAAATTGCTGAAAGCTACTTCTGCCCGTCCGAACCTCCCTATCTGGGACCTGATGATGAAAAACATCTATGCGACAGGCGCTTATCAGCTGAACAGGGCTGACTTTAAACTGGACGTATATTATAAAGACCCTGGTACTGATACCCGTGCCCCAAGTGATAAACGTTATCTGCCGGATGCACAGGGTTCCTGGGAAGGGGCACCGCTCATTTCCATCCTGAGCCTGGACCGGTTAAATAACCAGAATGACCCGCAACCGGATGGTGTGTTTGACTATGTAGAAGGTTATACGATCAACTCCCAGACGGGCAGGGTGATGTTCCCGGTGCTTGAACCATTCGCTCAGGGTATACAGAAAGCCTTCAATGGTAATGCCGCCCTGGAGCGACAGTATATGTATAAGGTATTGTATGACTCCATTAAGGTAGTCGCACAACAGTTCCCGCAACTGAACCGCTATATCCTGAAAGGATCTTATAAATCCAGTAACTCTTCCGAAATACAGCTGGGTGGTTATAACATTCCTCCGGGATCTGTTACCGTAACAGCCGGTGGCCAGCAGCTCCGTGAGAACGTAGACTATATCATCGACTATAACCTGGGCCGTATCAAGATCATCAATGCCGGTATACTCAACTCCGGTGTGGCAATCAACGTACAGTTTGAGAACAATGCCGCGTTTGGTACACAGGTCCGAAACTACTTCGGTACCCGCTTCGATTATGTTGTAAATGATAAACTGACGCTGGGATCGACTATCGCCAGAATGAGTGAAAGACCTTATTACCAGAAGGTGAACTACGGAGAAGATCCGATCAAGAACACCGTAGTAGGTCTCGATGCGAACTATAACTCAGAGTGGAAAGGATTGACCCGCTTCCTCAATAAACTGCCTAACTACCAGAGTAATACACCCTCCAACATCATGTTCACCGGTGAGGTGGCCAAGTTGTTCCCTGGTCACAGTAAACTGGTAAATGCGGCAGGTAGTAATCAGGGACAGATCTTCATCGATGACTTTGAGGGATCCCAGAGTGGATATGACCTGAAGTTCCCGGCTACTTCCTGGGCACTGGCATCTACACCTAAGGAAGCTTCTGATAGTAACGGGGTGATCCTCTTCCCGGAAGCAGACAGAAATGATCAGCTGAGCTATGGTGCCAACAGGGCGAAACTGGCCTGGTATATTATTGAGCCTACGCTCCAGATACCGAAATCACCATCCCTGCCGGATGGTATTACAGAGCTGGAACAGTCAGATCCACGTGTACGTCTGGTGTATCAGAAAGAAGTTTTCGCTAATCGTTCTACCGACTTCGGACAGAGCCAGTTGAGCACCCTTGACCTGGCATATTATCCTGAAGAGAGAGGTCCATATAACTTTACTGCGGGCAGAGACAGTATCACGGCAGCAGGACGCCTCCTGAATCCTAAAAAGAAATGGGCAGGTATCATGCGTGCGATTGATAACAGTGATTTCCAGACACAGAACGTTGAGTTTATTGAGTTCTGGATCCAGGATCCGTTCCTGACGGATACAACCAGCACGGGTGGTCAGTTATATTTTAACCTTGGTAACGTATCTGAGGATATCCTGAAAGATTCCCGTAAGTTCTTCGAAAACGGATTACCAAATCCGAATACGGATCGTAATAAAACAGATTCTTCCGTATGGGGACGTATTCCTAAATTCCAGCAGCAGATCACCCAGGCATTTGACAACGATCCGGAAATCCGCCGTTATCAGGACGTGGGTTATGATGGTTTACAGAGTGGTGATGAGGTGGCATTCCGTCAATCTTATCTGGACAGACTGGCGGCTAACTTCGGACCGACTTCTCCTGTTTATCAACAGGCCATTGCTGACCCATCTAACGATGACTATCGTCACTACAGGGATGACTTATATAATAGAGAGAAGGCCGGTATCCTCCAACGTTATAAACGTTTCAGCAACCCGGAAGGCAACTCTCCTGTTTCTACCGGTAACAGCATCTACTCATCTGCGGCTACCAACATTCCGGAGTCAGAAGACCTGAACAGGGATAACACCCTGAATGAAACAGAAGAATACTTCCAGTACCGTGTGAACCTCCGTCCGAAAATGGGTGTAGGCACTAACTACATTGTGGATAAGATCACAACGGAAGTAACGCCGGCGAATGGTGGACCAAAGAAACTGGAAAACTGGTATCAGTTTAAAATTCCGATCAACAACTTTGATAAAAAGGTAGGTAGCATTCCTGATTTCAAATCCATCCGTTTCATGCGTATGTTCCTGACAGGATTTGAAGATTCAGTAGTGGTACGTTTCGCTAAACTGCAACTGGTGCGTAACCAATGGCGTCAGTATAATTATAAACTGCAGCCAGGCGATCCTATCCCGAATGATGACAATACCGTTTTCAATACTTCTGCTGTAAACATTGAAGAAAACTCTTCGCGTAAGCCAATCAACTATGTGTTGCCTCCGGGAGTAGTTCGTCAGAATACACTCAGTACCAACAGTACTGTATTGCAACTGAACGAGCAGGCAATGTCCATTCAGGTATGCGATCTGAATGATGGCGATACCCGTGGTGTTTCGAAAAACCTGAGCATGGACCTCCGTCAGTACAAAACCCTGCAGATGTATCTGCACGCGGAAGCAATGACTGATCCTAACTCACTGAAAGATGGTCAGCTCCGCGCTGTCATCCGTATGGGTAGCGACTTTGTGGAAAACTATTACGAATACCAGATTCCACTGAAAGTAACACCATGGAATACGGCAAGTCCGACGGAAGTATGGCCGGAAGTGAATGACGTAAATCTGTTAATGAGCAAACTGACTGTACTCAAACAGAAGCGCAACCAGTGTGACAACTGTTCTCCGCAGGTACCATATGTTGAAACAGATGAACTGGGTAACTACATGAGTGTGGTAGGTAATCCGAACCTGGGTGATGTAAGAACCATCATGTTGGGTGTGACCAACCCGAAAGATGACGGTTTGCCAAGATGTGGTGAGGTATGGTTCAATGAGCTGCGCCTGTCAGGTCTGGATGAAAAAGGCGGTTATGCCGGTATGGGCCGTGTGGATGTACAGCTGGCCGATCTGGGTACTGTCAGTGTATCCGGTAATATGCACACCGCAGGTTTTGGTAATCTTGATCAGCGTGTAAACGAACGTTTCCGTGATAACTACCTGCAATACGATGCGGCGGCTAACCTCGATCTGGGTAAACTGCTGCCTAAGAAAACAGGTCTGTCTATCCCGGTATATGCTGGTTATTCACAGGCTGTAAGTACACCTGAGTATGATCCATATGACCTGGATATCAAACTGAAGGATAAGCTGAGAATGGCGCGGAGTGATTATGAGCGTGACTCTATCCGTAAAGCGGCACAGGACTTCACCGCTATCAAGAGTTTGAACTTTACCAACGTACGTCGCCTCAATCTGAACAGAAAACATAACAGGTTGTGGGATATCGAAAACTTTGACATCAGTTATTCTTATACACAGACAACCAGCCGCAACCCGATTATCGAAAGTGACGAACTGACCAAGCACCGTGCTGGTCTGGGTTATACCTTCACCGGACAGAGTAAGTTCATTACGCCGTTCAAGAAGTTGTTCAAGACCAAAACGCCATGGCTGGATCTGATCCGTGATTTCAACTTTAACTACATCCCGTCATTGATCAGTTTCCGGATAGATGTGACCCGCCAGTTTGGCGCCACCCGTATCCGTAACGTAGGAGGGGATGACTCCAACTATAAACTGCCGGAGACGTACAACAAGTACTTCACGTTTGACCGGTATTATGGTTTGAAATGGGATCTGTCACGTAGTCTGACCATCGACTTCAACGCGGTGAATAACGCACGTATCGATGAACCACAGGGGCGTCTGAACTCAAAAGAGAAGAAAGACAGCGTATGGGGTAACTTCTTCAAATTAGGCAGAACGACCAACTACTATCATACAGCTAACATCACATATACATTACCTACGTCTAAAATACCTGCGCTGAGCTGGACAAGTATTGCGATCGGTTATTCAACAGATTACCGCTGGACGGGTGCTTCGCTGCTGGCGAAATACCTGGGTAATGCGATCGAGAACTCCAACCAGAAAACGGTGATGGCAGAGTTTAAGTTTGCGGAACTGTATAGTAAGTCACCTTTCCTGCGAGCCATTACAGGTACGCAACAGAAAAAGCGACCGCAACCGGCGACTAATACCCGACCGGGTGCTCCTGGTCAGAATAAGCAACCGGTCAAACAGGAGAAGAGCGTAGAAGTCTCACCAATTCTGAAAGCGGTGATGAAACCATTACTGTCATTAAAACGTGTGAGTCTGGATTACTCTGAAAACGGAGGTACCCGCTTACCAGGTTATATTGACAGTACGAAGATCCTGGGTATGAACTGGGCGAGCTGGAATCCGGGTGTACCGTTCGTATTTGGTATGCAGCCTACGAAGGCATGGCTGGACAATTTTGCGAAGAAAGGTCTGATCACACCGGATACTACTTTCAATATTCAGTATCAACAACAGTTTACACAGCGTTGGCAATTACAGGCGCAACTGGAACCTGTTAATGACCTGCGTATTGACCTGAGTCTGACCAAATCATTCAGCAAAACACATACGGAACTGTTCAAAAATGTGAACGTGAATGATAGTCTGGGCTTCCAGCATTTAAGTCCGTATGATGCAGGTGGATTTGAGATCTCTTATGTAGCGGTAAAAACGATCTTCGGAGGTATTGACAATGAAACAGGTACTACCAAAACGTTCAATGACTTCCAGCGTTATCGTCTTAATATTTCTAATCGTCTGGCTGCACAGAACCCGTACAACAGAGACCCTGGCGTACCGGTAGATAATCCAAAAGATCCGCTGTATCGTTATGGTTATGGCCGTTATGCACAGGATGTACTGGTACCGGCTTTCCTGGCGGCTTACACCGGAAAAGATCCTGATAAGATCGGATTACTGAGAAGTGCAGGTTTGTCCAATGTGCGCAGCAATCCATTCAGCAACTATATACCACGTCCTAACTGGCGTGTGGCGTATAATGGTCTGACGAAACTGGAACCTTTCAAATCACTCTTCACCAACGTATCGCTGACACATGCTTATGTAGGTACGCTTAGTATGAGTTCTTATAATACTGCGATGTTGTATGAGGATCCTCGTCTGGCGGGTTATCCGGGATTTGTGGATACTGTATCCGGTAACTACATCCCTTACTTCCTGATTCCGAACCTGACAATGACGGAGCAGTTTGCACCATTACTGGGTATAGATGTGACCTTTATAAGTAGTCTGAACCTGCGTGTGGAATTCAAGAAGAGTCGTTCACTGAGTCTCAGTCTGATCGACTACCAGCTGACAGAGTTACGTTCTACCGAAC
- the ruvA gene encoding Holliday junction branch migration protein RuvA, which yields MIAYLNGKLSYKSPAMVHIDVQGVGYEVQISLNTYSRIQGSESCKLLTYLHIKEDAHTLYGFADDAERQMFLLLISVSGIGANTARMMLSSLQPEDIQRAIAMENEKMLESIKGIGAKTAKRVILELKDKVKKQKDIGNQISVTPNNTIQEDALNALVTLGIARNVAEQAINKVLKAEPLLLDLEALIKKSLKGL from the coding sequence ATGATTGCTTACCTCAACGGAAAACTGTCCTATAAATCCCCTGCCATGGTACATATTGACGTACAAGGGGTTGGATACGAAGTGCAGATCAGTCTTAATACCTATTCCCGCATACAGGGATCGGAAAGCTGCAAATTGCTGACCTATCTCCATATTAAAGAGGATGCGCATACTTTATACGGTTTTGCTGACGATGCGGAACGTCAGATGTTTCTATTACTGATAAGTGTCTCAGGTATAGGAGCTAATACTGCCCGGATGATGTTATCTTCCCTTCAACCAGAAGATATTCAGCGGGCTATCGCGATGGAGAACGAAAAAATGCTGGAAAGCATAAAAGGAATCGGCGCCAAGACGGCAAAGAGAGTCATTCTGGAATTAAAGGATAAAGTAAAGAAGCAAAAAGATATCGGCAACCAAATATCTGTAACACCAAACAATACAATTCAGGAAGACGCGTTAAATGCATTAGTCACTTTGGGAATAGCCAGAAACGTGGCCGAACAGGCTATAAACAAGGTGCTTAAAGCTGAACCACTATTGCTCGACCTTGAGGCGCTTATTAAAAAGTCGCTGAAAGGTCTATAA
- a CDS encoding beta-ketoacyl-ACP synthase III, producing MNKITAAITAVGGYVPDYVLTNKELEKLVDTTDEWIITRTGITERRILKGERKGTSELCVPVAQEICRKRGISPEEIDLLIVATVTPDMVFPATANIVTDKIGAKNAFGFDISAACSGFLYALDTGARFIESGRYKKVMVIGADKMSSIIDYTDRTTCIIFGDGGAGVLLEPNYEGLGVVDSILKSDGHGREYLHMKAGGSAQPASIESVTNREHYVYQEGKMVFKYAVANMAEAAAGIMERNNLTANDIAWLVPHQANKRIIDATAQRMGLPEEKVMMNIQRYGNTTAGTLPLCLWDYEKHLKKGDNLVLAAFGGGFTWGASYLKWAYDPK from the coding sequence ATGAACAAAATAACGGCCGCTATTACAGCGGTAGGTGGTTATGTACCTGACTACGTGCTCACTAATAAGGAATTAGAGAAACTGGTAGATACAACAGACGAATGGATCATCACCCGTACCGGGATCACTGAAAGAAGAATTCTGAAGGGAGAACGTAAGGGGACCTCTGAGTTATGTGTACCGGTAGCGCAGGAAATATGCCGTAAAAGAGGGATCAGCCCGGAAGAAATTGACCTGCTGATCGTGGCCACCGTTACGCCGGATATGGTGTTTCCCGCCACTGCCAATATTGTAACTGATAAAATAGGTGCAAAAAATGCATTCGGTTTTGACATCAGCGCAGCCTGCTCCGGTTTCCTTTACGCCCTCGATACAGGCGCCCGCTTCATCGAAAGTGGCCGCTACAAGAAAGTAATGGTGATCGGCGCCGACAAAATGAGCTCTATTATTGATTATACAGACCGTACCACCTGCATCATCTTCGGTGATGGAGGCGCAGGTGTGCTGCTGGAACCAAACTATGAAGGTCTGGGTGTCGTAGACAGTATCCTGAAAAGCGACGGTCATGGTCGTGAATACCTGCACATGAAAGCAGGTGGTTCCGCACAGCCAGCCAGCATCGAAAGCGTTACCAACAGAGAACACTATGTATATCAGGAAGGCAAAATGGTGTTTAAATATGCTGTTGCTAACATGGCGGAAGCTGCTGCCGGCATCATGGAGCGTAATAACCTGACAGCAAATGATATCGCATGGCTGGTACCTCACCAGGCTAATAAACGTATCATTGATGCTACAGCTCAACGTATGGGTCTGCCGGAAGAAAAAGTGATGATGAACATCCAGCGCTATGGTAACACCACCGCCGGTACATTGCCGCTTTGCCTCTGGGATTACGAAAAGCACCTGAAGAAAGGCGATAACCTGGTACTGGCTGCATTTGGTGGTGGATTCACCTGGGGAGCGAGCTACCTGAAATGGGCTTACGATCCTAAATAA
- a CDS encoding sensor histidine kinase: MRSVYLHIIFLLFAGLLTSERLTAQDKVIRQLRNSLPQQTDSIVYTDVLNQLGMQYHLSNIDSCFWYAVKARGIATRHNDTRGLAGALNNLSIFYALKDNQTQAIEYGFKALLLYRELEDQPNICQMLMNLSVYHFFEGMKPESDQYLYQAMNLGKTLARDSIYSLVLINYASRFQDDSTHRDSVKWAVEKSKEIIRKYPGSRDIYYIQAFEADEWMKEGEGAKAVQRINELTARALKDGLILVAIDLLEHIDTYRQHGYPADAVPAKERAFAIGVQAGYLNMMLPTVIGLYRHYANSNNEAKKAYYGKALLEIVRGRLRLRSSNHMNYLDYFLKEQELNEWQLSNKVQEQRIARTILKRKNRQQLIGFLAGFLLLMVGFTLARYRSYKNLRKQERLLREMNDAISEKNQQLSVHDDFKNKLIAILARDFRGPLNDIIRVSALFRNKDMEQAEMQQIIDEAVISSRKTLVIFDNILRWIRSQLSGFVYSPAPCELSELFEQALHHTDHPEVSLHIPEGLCLAGDQEMLLFINRSLLHCAAKLSGGKGRVVVHAVEEELVKVSITFEVNDFTPAMAAHLFEYRRGDDLSVTLVICKDFMDKMGGQIGAEVEGKRMEVRYGLPRFN; encoded by the coding sequence TTGAGAAGTGTCTATTTACATATCATTTTCCTTCTGTTTGCCGGTCTGCTGACCAGCGAGCGGCTGACTGCACAAGATAAAGTGATCCGTCAGCTGAGGAATAGTCTGCCGCAACAGACTGACAGCATTGTCTATACGGATGTGCTGAATCAGCTGGGTATGCAGTATCACCTGAGCAATATCGACAGTTGTTTCTGGTATGCGGTAAAGGCGAGAGGCATTGCTACCCGGCATAATGATACCCGGGGACTGGCAGGCGCACTGAACAACCTCAGTATTTTCTATGCCCTGAAAGACAATCAGACACAGGCGATCGAATATGGGTTTAAAGCTTTGTTGCTTTACCGGGAACTGGAAGATCAGCCCAACATCTGCCAGATGCTGATGAACCTGAGCGTTTATCACTTCTTTGAAGGTATGAAGCCGGAGTCAGACCAGTATCTGTATCAGGCCATGAACCTGGGAAAAACGCTGGCGCGGGATTCTATATATAGTCTGGTACTGATCAATTATGCCAGCCGTTTCCAGGACGACAGTACACACCGGGATTCTGTGAAATGGGCGGTGGAAAAGTCAAAGGAGATCATCCGGAAATACCCTGGTAGCAGGGATATTTACTACATACAGGCTTTTGAGGCAGACGAGTGGATGAAGGAAGGGGAGGGTGCGAAGGCGGTTCAGCGTATTAATGAACTCACAGCGCGGGCGCTGAAAGATGGATTGATCTTAGTGGCCATAGACCTGCTGGAACATATTGATACCTACCGTCAGCATGGTTATCCTGCGGATGCGGTACCGGCAAAAGAGCGGGCCTTTGCCATTGGTGTGCAGGCGGGCTATCTGAATATGATGTTGCCGACGGTGATTGGTCTGTACAGGCATTATGCGAACAGTAATAATGAGGCTAAGAAGGCTTATTATGGAAAGGCATTGCTGGAGATCGTCCGGGGGCGCTTACGGCTGCGGTCCAGCAATCATATGAACTACCTGGATTATTTTCTGAAGGAACAGGAGCTGAATGAATGGCAGCTGAGCAATAAGGTGCAGGAGCAAAGGATTGCCCGTACCATTCTGAAGCGGAAAAACCGTCAGCAGCTGATCGGTTTCCTGGCTGGTTTCCTGTTGCTGATGGTGGGGTTCACATTGGCGCGTTACCGGTCTTACAAGAATCTGCGTAAGCAGGAGCGTTTGTTGCGTGAGATGAATGATGCGATTTCGGAAAAGAACCAGCAGCTGAGTGTGCATGATGACTTCAAAAATAAGCTGATTGCGATCCTGGCGCGGGATTTCCGGGGGCCGCTGAATGATATTATCCGGGTATCGGCATTGTTCCGCAACAAAGACATGGAGCAGGCGGAGATGCAGCAGATCATTGACGAAGCGGTGATATCTTCCAGGAAAACGCTGGTGATCTTTGACAATATCCTGCGCTGGATCAGATCACAGTTATCAGGTTTTGTATATAGTCCGGCCCCCTGCGAGCTTAGTGAGCTGTTTGAACAGGCTTTACACCATACTGACCATCCGGAGGTGTCACTGCATATCCCTGAGGGTTTATGTCTGGCGGGCGATCAGGAGATGCTGTTGTTCATCAACCGTAGTCTGTTGCATTGCGCAGCAAAGCTATCCGGAGGAAAAGGAAGGGTGGTGGTCCATGCAGTGGAAGAGGAGCTGGTAAAGGTCAGTATTACATTTGAAGTGAATGATTTTACCCCGGCTATGGCGGCACATCTGTTTGAATACAGAAGGGGAGATGATCTGTCGGTAACGCTGGTGATCTGTAAGGATTTTATGGATAAGATGGGTGGGCAGATCGGTGCGGAAGTGGAGGGAAAAAGGATGGAGGTGAGGTATGGGTTGCCGAGATTCAATTAG